The Panicum virgatum strain AP13 chromosome 5K, P.virgatum_v5, whole genome shotgun sequence genome has a window encoding:
- the LOC120705757 gene encoding nuclear distribution protein nudF-like — MSAPPVRTLADLDGDVLAHCAGYLGARDVASLAMACRPLRAAAYGDAVWYRLFRDQWPFEEVPCGALGLRELYKRRHTEVCQMKFDDPLSAIYHLNPAEATPSHLMLDRNSIWVCQGLVAKKLSVDWPDAEVVETHRNHGARITCMRLFSLSDTPLFRNDTQKNEKALVTSSTDRTIRLCWKSHSRCYKGHLAPVTALADKLLVDGESKVLASGGEDCTVRLWSMSTRAKNRPLIATFHGHEKALSFLSVARHKSSLLVSSSKDSKVKVWDTVAPSSGSSSCVGSTHINSSGPPIAMKCHESLCYMATGSEVTAIDLRTMKKASVLALDDHRILSCEMLPSEWLICTGTKDKALLWDIRKAQELPNTVTEMQSDGPVTLLHLDPYKVVTGVASHGQVHVWETQTGELLNTLSCGEPARSGGRITVSSMAVDGCRMVMAGSSPEGSVLHYRDFLRSSAPAPSAGEEASRFWRPRQFGENDDDSEDEGYY, encoded by the exons ATGTCGGCGCCGCCGGTGCGGACGCTCGCTGACCTCGATGGCGACGTGCTGGCCCACTGCGCCGGCTACCTCGGTGCCCGCGACGTCGCCAGCCTCGCCATGGCCTGCcggcccctgcgcgccgccgcctacgGCGACGCCGTCTGGTACCGCCTCTTCAG GGATCAATGGCCATTTGAGGAAGTGCCATGTGGAGCTTTGGGGCTCAGAGAACTATACAAACGTAGGCACACTGAAGTATGTCAAATGAAATTTGATGATCCCTTATCAGCTATTTATCACTTAAATCCTGCGGAAGCTACACCCAGCCATCTAATGCTGGATAGGAACTCCATCTGGGTGTGTCAA GGTCTAGTAGCCAAAAAACTCAGTGTAGATTGGCCAGACGCTGAAGTGGTGGAGACCCACAGAAATCATGGTGCAAGGATCACTTGTATGAG GTTATTTTCACTGAGTGATACTCCACTGTTTCGAAATGAtacacaaaaaaatgaaaaggcaTTAGTCACTTCAAGCACAGATAGAACAATCCGTCTCTGTTGGAAG AGCCACTCTCGCTGTTACAAGGGCCATTTGGCACCTGTCACTGCTCTGGCTGATAAATTGCTTGTGGACGGTGAATCTAAAGTACTTGCAAGTGGAGGGGAGGACTGCACTGTTCGCCTATGGTCTATGAGTACGAGGGCAAAAAATCGCCCTCTAATAGCAACATTTCATGGCCATGAAAAGGCACTGTCATTTTTATCCGTTGCTCG GCATAAGTCCTCCCTGTTGGTGAGCAGTTCCAAAGATTCAAAG GTTAAAGTTTGGGACACAGTGGCTCCTTCCAGTGGTTCATCATCATGTGTAGGCAGTACTCACATCAACTCAAGCGGCCCACCAATTGCAATGAAGTGCCATGAATCCCTTTGCTACATGGCCACTGGATCTGAAGTGACAGCGATTGACTTGCGGACAATGAAGAAGGCTTCGGTTCTTGCACTCGATGACCACAGAATACTTTCTTGTGAGATGCTGCCATCTGAATGGTTAATATGTACCGGCACGAAAGACAA GGCTCTTCTGTGGGACATCCGTAAGGCTCAAGAACTCCCAAACACAGTGACGGAAATGCAATCTGACGGCCCAGTGACGTTGCTTCATTTGGACCCGTACAAGGTGGTGACGGGAGTGGCATCACACGGCCAGGTCCATGTCTGGGAAACGCAAACAGGCGAACTGTTGAACACATTAAGCTGTGGCGAGCCTGCAAGGTCCGGGGGGAGAATCACAGTGTCATCCATGGCTGTGGACGGGTGCAGGATGGTCATGGCGGGCAGCTCTCCGGAAGGCAGCGTGTTGCATTACCGGGACTTTCTGAGGTCTTCCGCCCCCGCACCTTCAGCTGGCGAGGAGGCTTCCAGGTTCTGGAGGCCCCGTCAATTCGGTGAAAACGACGATGATAGCGAGGACGAAGGCTATTATTAA
- the LOC120705758 gene encoding acyl transferase 9: MAGFKVTRISEGPVKPASATPEETLPLAWVDRYPTHRGLVESMHIFRSGADAAPGVIREALGKALAFFYPLAGRIVEGAEPGCPAIRCTADGVYFAEAEADCSLEDVRFLERPLLLPKEDLVPYPGDDRWGVEPHNTIMMMQITKFTCGGFVMGLRFNHASADGMGAAQFINAVGDMARGLAEPKVKPVWDREKFPNPKIKPGPLPELPVLALDYIVLDFPTGYIDGLKKQYKEHSGKFCSGFDVLTAKLWQCRTRALNLEPNAEVKLCFFASVRHLLKLDRGYYGNSIFPVKMSAPAEKVLGSSIMEVVDMIRQAKDRMAVEFFQFAKEETDQDPFQMTFNYESIYVSDWSKLGFSEADYGFGPPVFAGPLVNNDFIASVVILKAPLPLDGTRMLASCVTKEHSEEFVRGMKADLP; the protein is encoded by the exons ATGGCGGGGTTCAAGGTGACGCGGATCTCGGAGGGCCCGGTGAAGCCGGCGTCGGCGACCCCGGAGGAGACGCTGCCGCTGGCGTGGGTGGACCGGTACCCGACCCACCGGGGCCTGGTGGAGTCGATGCACATCTTCCGGTCGGGCGCGGACGCGGCGCCCGGCGTGATCCGGGAGGCGCTGGGCAAGGCGCTGGCCTTCTTCTACCCGCTGGCGGGGCGCATCGTGGAGGGCGCGGAGCCCGGGTGCCCCGCCATCCGCTGCACCGCCGACGGCGTCTACTTCGCGGAGGCCGAGGCGGACTGCAGCCTCGAGGACGTGCGGTTCCTGGAgcgcccgctgctgctgcccaaGGAGGACCTCGTCCCCTACCCCGGCGACGACCGCTGGGGCGTCGAGCCGCACAACACCATCATGATGATGCAG ATCACCAAGTTCACCTGCGGCGGGTTCGTGATGGGGCTCCGGTTCAACCACGCGTCGGCGGACGGCATGGGCGCCGCGCAGTTCATCAACGCCGTCGGCGACATGGCGCGGGGGCTCGCGGAGCCCAAGGTGAAGCCCGTCTGGGACCGTGAGAAGTTCCCCAACCCCAAGATCAAGCCCGGCCCGCTCCCGGAGCTCCCCGTGCTGGCGCTGGACTACATCGTCCTCGACTTCCCCACCGGCTACATCGACGGCCTCAAGAAGCAGTACAAGGAGCACAGCGGCAAGTTCTGCTCGGGCTTCGACGTGCTCACGGCCAAGCTCTGGCAGTGCCGCACCCGGGCGCTGAACCTGGAGCCCAACGCCGAGGTCAAGCTCTGCTTCTTCGCCAGCGTCCGGCACCTGCTCAAGCTTGACAGGGGGTACTACGGCAACTCCATCTTCCCGGTGAAGATGTCCGCGCCGGCTGAGAAGGTGCTCGGCTCGTCCATCATGGAGGTCGTGGACATGATCCGGCAGGCCAAGGACAGGATGGCCGTGGAGTTCTTCCAGTTCGCCAAGGAGGAGACCGACCAGGACCCGTTCCAGATGACCTTCAACTACGAGTCCATCTACGTCTCGGACTGGAGCAAGCTCGGGTTCTCGGAGGCGGACTACGGCTTCGGCCCGCCGGTGTTCGCCGGCCCGCTGGTGAACAATGACTTCATCGCCTCCGTCGTCATCCTtaaggcgccgctgccgctcgacGGCACGCGGATGCTCGCCAGCTGCGTCACCAAGGAGCATTCCGAGGAGTTCGTTCGTGGCATGAAGGCAGACCTGCCCTGA